Proteins co-encoded in one Christiangramia fulva genomic window:
- a CDS encoding RNA polymerase sigma factor yields the protein MTQTITHINELVDRCRHGDQRAQMEIYERYHKAMYNTALRITRHPAEAEDVMQEAFLSAFTKIESFQGTSTFGAWLKRIVVNESISAYHKKEKLSEVSYNDELKNEVDDGGLALDSEDRNNEKVRIILYQMEKLKPNYRLALTLHLIEGYDYDEICEIMDISYANCRTTVSRAKESLRKNLQHYEN from the coding sequence TTGACACAAACCATCACACATATCAATGAACTAGTTGACCGTTGCCGCCATGGCGATCAACGGGCGCAAATGGAAATTTATGAACGCTATCATAAAGCTATGTACAATACCGCTTTGCGAATAACCAGGCACCCGGCTGAAGCCGAAGATGTAATGCAGGAAGCTTTTTTAAGCGCTTTCACAAAAATTGAAAGTTTCCAGGGTACCTCAACATTTGGCGCATGGCTCAAACGAATTGTGGTAAACGAAAGCATCAGCGCCTATCATAAAAAAGAAAAACTGAGCGAAGTGAGCTACAACGATGAGCTTAAAAATGAAGTGGATGATGGAGGCCTTGCTTTAGATAGCGAAGATAGAAACAACGAAAAGGTTCGTATTATCCTTTATCAGATGGAAAAGCTGAAACCAAATTACCGGCTTGCACTTACCCTCCACCTGATAGAAGGTTACGACTACGATGAAATTTGTGAAATTATGGATATTTCTTATGCTAATTGCCGCACAACGGTATCCAGGGCCAAAGAAAGTCTGAGAAAAAATTTGCAGCACTATGAAAACTAA
- a CDS encoding MFS transporter: MKKLPKGSKKLIQAWAFYDWANSVYSLVISSAVFPIFYGALTIVKDENGNKIKDTVEFLGISFNNDSLISYVTASAFLLVSFLSPLLSGIADFVGNKKNFMKFFCYLGAVSCIGLYWFSLEFLWFGLLCYFLALIGFWASLVFYNSYLPDIAFPDQQDKASAKGFSLGYIGSVLLLILCLVMILNYEKFGFESEAFPTRLSFVLTGLWWIGFSQYTYHYLPKGNKKSGISRHVFLNGFREIKKIWHALKENIQLKRYLIAFFVYSMAVQTIMLVATYFGIEELEWGQQDPTTGLITSILLIQLVAVAGATLTSRLAVKYGNIKILIWINLVWIAICGYAYFITLPVQFYFAAAMVGLVMGGIQSLSRSTYSKMLPEDAIDTASYFSFYDVSEKIGIVIGMFMYGFVAQITGSIRYSILFLVIFFIAGVLLLLRVPKKVIA, encoded by the coding sequence ATGAAGAAATTACCAAAGGGAAGTAAAAAATTAATTCAGGCCTGGGCCTTCTATGATTGGGCCAATAGCGTGTACAGCCTTGTGATCTCTTCAGCTGTTTTTCCCATTTTCTATGGAGCACTTACCATTGTAAAAGATGAAAATGGAAATAAAATCAAAGATACCGTTGAGTTTTTAGGAATTTCATTTAATAATGATTCGCTCATAAGTTATGTTACCGCATCTGCCTTTTTGCTGGTTAGTTTTTTAAGTCCTTTGCTGTCTGGAATAGCCGATTTTGTGGGAAATAAGAAGAATTTCATGAAATTCTTCTGTTACCTTGGGGCTGTTTCGTGTATAGGTTTATACTGGTTCAGCCTCGAATTTCTCTGGTTTGGCTTACTTTGTTATTTTCTTGCGTTAATAGGTTTTTGGGCAAGTCTTGTATTTTATAATTCATATTTGCCTGATATCGCCTTTCCCGATCAGCAGGACAAGGCAAGTGCCAAAGGTTTTTCCCTTGGATATATTGGAAGTGTTCTTCTACTTATTCTTTGCCTGGTCATGATCCTCAATTATGAGAAATTCGGATTTGAAAGTGAAGCTTTTCCCACGAGACTTTCTTTTGTGCTTACAGGCCTGTGGTGGATTGGCTTTAGCCAGTATACCTATCATTATCTTCCGAAGGGAAATAAAAAATCAGGAATTTCCCGGCATGTCTTCTTGAATGGTTTCCGCGAAATAAAAAAAATATGGCATGCTTTAAAGGAAAATATCCAACTGAAGCGATACCTGATCGCTTTTTTTGTGTACAGCATGGCGGTTCAAACAATAATGCTGGTGGCTACTTATTTTGGAATTGAAGAACTTGAATGGGGTCAGCAGGATCCTACTACCGGGCTAATTACGAGTATTTTGCTTATACAATTAGTAGCTGTGGCCGGGGCGACCCTTACTTCTCGTCTGGCGGTAAAATATGGTAATATCAAGATACTGATTTGGATAAACCTTGTGTGGATAGCCATTTGCGGGTATGCCTATTTTATTACACTTCCCGTCCAGTTTTATTTTGCCGCGGCTATGGTCGGACTGGTAATGGGAGGGATTCAATCTTTATCCCGATCGACCTATTCAAAAATGTTGCCTGAAGATGCGATTGATACCGCAAGCTATTTTAGCTTTTACGACGTTTCAGAAAAAATAGGAATTGTAATAGGAATGTTCATGTATGGTTTTGTGGCGCAGATCACTGGCAGCATCAGGTATTCCATTCTTTTTCTTGTTATCTTTTTTATTGCGGGAGTACTTTTATTATTAAGGGTTCCCAAAAAAGTTATTGCATAA
- a CDS encoding head GIN domain-containing protein — MKKTILIVTSLLLAFSSANAQWWSKDKVKGNGEVITKSRSVGDYDGVQLVGSMNVVLVSGNEGNLKIEAESNLQEYIKTEVKNNVLKISTDDDVNIHPTKEIKITVPFRDIHEVSITGSGDIWNDDVIKANNFKMQVTGSGDILLNVDVNDLKGQITGSGDIKLKGRAQDLECKVTGSGDFKAFDLKAENVEAKISGSGDIQVTATESLKASVGGSGDVVYKGNPKKEDFNTSGSGSVSSY; from the coding sequence ATGAAAAAAACAATTTTAATCGTCACAAGCCTGTTATTAGCTTTTTCATCGGCAAATGCACAGTGGTGGAGTAAAGATAAAGTAAAAGGAAACGGAGAGGTCATTACTAAATCACGCAGTGTTGGAGACTATGATGGCGTTCAGCTTGTAGGCTCAATGAATGTTGTACTGGTTTCAGGCAATGAAGGAAATTTGAAAATCGAAGCTGAAAGTAACCTGCAGGAATATATAAAAACCGAGGTTAAAAATAATGTCCTTAAAATTTCTACTGATGACGATGTAAACATCCATCCGACAAAAGAAATAAAAATCACTGTTCCGTTTCGGGATATTCACGAAGTTTCTATAACAGGCTCCGGGGATATTTGGAATGATGACGTGATCAAAGCCAATAACTTTAAAATGCAGGTAACCGGTTCAGGTGACATTCTGCTTAACGTGGATGTGAATGATCTTAAAGGGCAGATCACAGGTTCAGGTGACATCAAATTAAAAGGAAGGGCCCAGGATCTGGAATGTAAAGTGACCGGAAGCGGCGATTTTAAAGCCTTTGATCTTAAAGCTGAAAATGTGGAAGCTAAAATTTCAGGTTCAGGAGACATTCAGGTAACCGCGACTGAATCTTTAAAAGCTTCTGTTGGAGGCTCCGGAGATGTTGTTTATAAAGGAAATCCTAAAAAAGAAGATTTTAATACTTCAGGTTCGGGGAGTGTTTCTTCTTACTGA
- the lon gene encoding endopeptidase La, with the protein MAKTKFTDIDSLSLQGMDEDAELIPLMTPEDEEEINRENLPETLPILPLRNTVLFPGVVIPITAGRDASIKLINEANNGSKIIGVVSQKDEEVENPSGKDINKVGVVARILRVLKMPDGNTTVIIQGKKRFRITQIVTEQPYMNATITEMPETKPEKGNAEFSAIIDSIKDLALQIIKGSPNIPSEASFAIKNIESNSFLINFVSSNMSLSVEEKQALLEMNDLKERALATLKHMNTEYQKLELKNDIQSKVQSDMSQQQREYFLHQQMKTIQEELGGVSHEGEIEEMRQSAKDKKWGKDVQEHFEKELSKMQRMNPQVAEYSIQRNYLDLFLDLPWNEFSKDKFDLKRAKKILDRDHYGLDDVKRRIIEYLAVLKLRNDMKSPILCLYGPPGVGKTSLGKSIAEALGREYVRISLGGLRDEAEIRGHRKTYIGAMPGRIIQSLKKAGTSNPVFVLDEIDKLAIGNSGDPSSALLEVLDPEQNHDFHDNFLEMGFDLSKVMFIATCNSLSTIQPALRDRMEIINVTGYTIEEKVQIAKRHLLPKQLEEHGLKAEHLKIGKKQLEKIIEGYTRESGVRSLEKQIAKVVRYAAKNIAMEEEYNVKISNEDVIEILGSPKMERDKYENNDIAGVVTGLAWTSVGGDILFIESILSKGKGNLSITGNLGKVMKESATIAMEYIKANAERLGIIPSIFDQYNVHIHVPEGATPKDGPSAGITMLTSLVSLFTQKKVKKSIAMTGEITLRGKVLPVGGIKEKILAAKRARIKEIILCEDNRRDIKEIKDEYLEGLTFHYVKEMSEVIDIAITDEKVKNAKKL; encoded by the coding sequence ATGGCGAAAACAAAATTTACAGATATTGACAGTTTGTCATTACAGGGAATGGACGAGGATGCAGAATTAATTCCTCTTATGACCCCTGAAGACGAAGAAGAAATAAATCGAGAAAATCTCCCCGAAACCCTGCCCATACTTCCGCTCAGAAATACGGTATTGTTCCCTGGGGTGGTTATTCCAATTACCGCGGGAAGAGATGCATCTATTAAACTGATAAATGAAGCGAATAACGGAAGCAAGATCATTGGGGTGGTTTCTCAAAAAGATGAGGAAGTAGAAAACCCCAGCGGGAAAGACATTAATAAAGTAGGAGTTGTCGCGCGTATTCTACGCGTTTTAAAGATGCCCGATGGAAATACCACAGTGATCATCCAGGGGAAAAAACGTTTTAGAATTACCCAGATCGTTACCGAGCAGCCTTATATGAATGCCACGATCACCGAAATGCCTGAAACCAAACCTGAAAAGGGAAATGCGGAATTCTCAGCTATTATAGATTCAATTAAAGATCTCGCGCTGCAAATTATAAAGGGGAGTCCGAATATACCTTCTGAGGCTTCTTTTGCGATTAAAAATATCGAAAGCAACTCCTTTTTGATCAATTTTGTTTCATCTAATATGAGCCTTTCTGTGGAAGAAAAGCAGGCCCTGCTTGAAATGAACGATTTGAAAGAGCGCGCCCTGGCCACTCTGAAACATATGAATACTGAATACCAGAAACTGGAACTCAAAAATGATATCCAGAGCAAGGTGCAGAGCGATATGAGCCAGCAGCAACGCGAATACTTCCTTCACCAGCAAATGAAAACCATCCAGGAAGAACTTGGAGGGGTTTCTCATGAGGGTGAGATTGAAGAAATGAGGCAAAGCGCCAAAGACAAAAAATGGGGTAAAGACGTTCAGGAGCATTTTGAAAAGGAACTTTCCAAGATGCAGCGAATGAATCCTCAAGTTGCCGAATATTCTATTCAGCGTAATTATCTGGATCTTTTCCTGGATCTTCCATGGAATGAATTCAGCAAGGACAAATTCGACCTTAAAAGGGCGAAAAAAATACTCGATCGCGATCATTATGGTCTCGATGACGTAAAACGAAGGATCATTGAATACCTCGCGGTGCTGAAACTGCGAAATGATATGAAATCTCCAATTCTTTGCCTTTACGGGCCTCCGGGGGTTGGTAAAACTTCTCTTGGGAAATCTATAGCTGAAGCTTTAGGCAGGGAGTATGTAAGAATTTCTCTGGGAGGTTTACGTGACGAAGCCGAGATTCGCGGACACCGAAAAACCTATATTGGAGCAATGCCCGGAAGGATCATTCAGAGTTTGAAGAAGGCCGGAACCAGTAACCCGGTTTTCGTACTCGATGAAATTGATAAACTTGCCATTGGTAATTCCGGAGATCCGTCTTCAGCTTTACTGGAAGTGCTGGATCCTGAGCAAAATCATGATTTCCACGATAATTTCCTGGAAATGGGATTTGATCTTTCCAAAGTGATGTTCATCGCGACCTGCAATTCTTTAAGTACCATTCAGCCTGCGTTAAGGGATCGTATGGAGATCATCAATGTGACCGGATATACCATTGAAGAAAAAGTTCAGATCGCCAAACGACATTTATTACCCAAGCAACTTGAAGAACACGGTTTAAAAGCTGAACATCTTAAAATTGGTAAAAAACAACTCGAGAAAATCATCGAGGGATATACCAGAGAATCTGGGGTTCGAAGCCTCGAAAAGCAAATCGCAAAGGTGGTTCGTTATGCCGCCAAAAATATTGCGATGGAGGAGGAGTACAATGTTAAGATCAGCAATGAAGATGTGATCGAGATTCTGGGAAGTCCGAAAATGGAACGGGATAAATACGAAAACAACGATATTGCCGGTGTGGTTACAGGTTTAGCCTGGACTAGCGTTGGTGGGGATATTCTTTTTATCGAATCTATTCTCTCTAAAGGAAAAGGAAACCTTAGCATTACCGGGAATCTTGGAAAAGTGATGAAAGAATCTGCCACCATCGCCATGGAATATATCAAGGCGAATGCTGAAAGATTAGGAATAATTCCTTCGATTTTCGATCAATATAATGTGCATATCCACGTGCCCGAAGGAGCAACACCAAAAGACGGTCCGAGTGCGGGAATCACAATGCTTACTTCCCTGGTTTCCCTCTTTACTCAGAAAAAAGTGAAAAAGAGTATCGCCATGACCGGTGAAATCACACTTCGGGGAAAAGTGCTTCCGGTAGGGGGGATCAAAGAAAAAATACTCGCTGCCAAAAGAGCTCGTATAAAAGAGATCATTCTTTGTGAAGATAACCGCCGGGATATTAAAGAGATAAAAGATGAATATCTCGAAGGTCTTACTTTTCATTATGTGAAGGAAATGAGCGAGGTAATTGATATCGCCATTACCGATGAAAAGGTGAAGAATGCTAAAAAATTATAA